Proteins from a genomic interval of Lycium ferocissimum isolate CSIRO_LF1 chromosome 2, AGI_CSIRO_Lferr_CH_V1, whole genome shotgun sequence:
- the LOC132033912 gene encoding LOW QUALITY PROTEIN: cytochrome b6-like (The sequence of the model RefSeq protein was modified relative to this genomic sequence to represent the inferred CDS: inserted 1 base in 1 codon), giving the protein MGSELNKFKTFYSISVATSIWVFLLELYEMKVSYTVLRGGVXAYLNKVYDWFEERLEIQAIADDITSKYVPPHVNIFYCLGGITLTCFLVQVATGFAMTFYYRPTVTEAFASVQYIMTEANFGWLIRSVHRWSASMMVLMMILHVFRVYLTGGFKKPRELTWVTGVVLAVLTASFGVTGYSLPRDQIGYWAVKIVTGVPDAIPVIGSPLVELLRGSASVGQSTLTRFYSLHTFVLPLLTAVFMLMHFPMIRKQGISGPL; this is encoded by the exons ATGGGATCAGaacttaataaatttaaaactttCTATTCCATATCCGTTGCAACTAGTATTTGGGTGTTTTTGCTTGAGCTGTACGAGATGAAAGTCTCATATACGGTTCTCAGAGGGGGAG CCGCCTATCTCAATAAAGTATATGATTGGTTCGAAGAACGTCTCGAGATTCAAGCAATTGCGGATGATATAACTAGTAAATACGTTCCTCCCCACGTCAATATATTTTATTGTTTAGGGGGAATTACGCTTACTTGTTTTTTAGTACAAGTAGCTACTGGGTTTGCTATGACTTTTTACTATCGTCCGACCGTTACTGAGGCTTTTGCTTCTGTTCAATACATAATGACTGAAGCCAACTTTGGTTGGTTAATCCGATCAGTTCATCGATGGTCGGCAAGTATGATGGTCCTAATGATGATCCTGCATGTATTTCGTGTGTATCTCACCGGCGGATTTAAAAAACCTCGCGAATTGACTTGGGTTACAGGTGTGGTTCTAGCTGTATTAACCGCATCTTTTGGCGTAACTGGTTATTCCTTACCTCGGGACCAAATTGGTTATTGGGCAGTGAAAATAGTAACAGGTGTCCCTGACGCTATTCCTGTAATAGGATCACCTTTGGTCGAATTATTGCGCGGAAGCGCTAGTGTGGGACAATCCACTTTGACTCGTTTTTATAGTTTACACACTTTTGTATTGCCGCTTCTTACTGCCGTATTTATGTTAATGCACTTTCCAATGATACGTAAACAAGGTATTTCTGGGCCTTTATAG